TGTATTTCTTCAGAACGGTTTCTGTGTTTTGAGGTAGCGGGTTGATGTAGCTGAAGTGAGCAAGCGCCACTTTCTTTCCAGATTTGTTCATTTCTTCTACTGCCGAATACAAGTGGCCGTAAGTGCCTCCGAAACCGACAACTAACAGGTCGGCGTCATTTGCGCAGCCTTGTACTTCCACATCAGGAACTTCTATCTTGGCGACTTTCTCGGCACGCAAGTGGCACATCAGGTTGTGATTATCGGGATCGGTAGAGATGGCGCCTGTATTGCTGTCTTTTTCCAGACCACCTAAAATATGGGTATAACCTTCTTGTCCCGGGATGGCCCAATAGCGCACGCCGGTTTTTGGATTACGTTTGTATGGGGTATAATTGTCCTTCATCTCCGGAGTTACGTACGGAGGGTGAATGGCAGGACATTCATTTAGGTTTGGCAGCTTCCATGCACCTGAACCGTTGGCGACAAAAGCATCGGTCAGTAATACGACCGGAGTCATGTGTTCCAAAGCTATCTTACAGGCATTGAAGGCTGCATTAAAACAGTTAGTTGGAGAAGTTGCGGCAATAACCGGCATAGGACTTTCCCCATTGCGTCCGAAAAGGGCTTGCAATAGGTCGGTCTGTTCCGATTTTGTGGGCAGACCGGTAGAAGGACCACCTCGCTGAACATCAAGAATCACTAACGGAAGTTCTGTAATGACAGCCAGATTCATGGCTTCCGACTTCAGGCAGACACCGGGACCGGAAGTGGTGGTGACGGCAAGTGAGCCTGCAAAAGAAGCACCTACTGCTGTGGCACAACCGGAGATTTCATCTTCGCATTGAACGGTCATTACTCCTAATGATTTGTGTTTGGCAAGTTCGTGCAGTACATCAGTTGCCGGAGTGATAGGATAGGAACCGAGGAATAGCTTCAGACCGGCTTTTTCGGCAGCGGCTATAAAGCCGTAAGCAGTTGCTTTGTTGCCTGTGATATCCATGTAGCGACCGGGAGAGGTAGTCTTGCTTTCAATCTTGTAAGTATTGGCTACAGAAGCATGAGTATTATGTCCATAGTTATATCCTGCATGTATAACTTTAATGTTGGCTTCTGCTATTTCAGGCTTTTTGGAGAATTTCTCACGGATGAAACTTTCGGCAAGCTTCAGGTCGCGATTGAATAACCAACAAACCAAGCCTACTGTGAACATATTACGACATTTCATCATGGATTTATTGTCCATTCCTGTGTCTGAAAGGCAATCTTTTACCATTTGTGAGATGGGAGCGGCAATAACATCTTGCTTGATGTCCATTTCTTCAATCGGGTTGTCGGTCTTATAGGCTGCCTTTTCCAAATCTGATTTCTGGAAGGCATCTGTGTCAATGATGATACAAGCGGTGGACTTGGCAAACTTATACTGTGTTTTCAATGCAGCAGCGTTCATTGCTACCAATACGTCGCATTTGTCGCCCGGAGTATAAACTTTATCTGCACCGATGTGCACCTGAAAGCCTGATACACCGGTCAGTGAACCTTGCGGAGCACGAATATCTGCCGGGTAATCGGGGAATGTACTGATGTCATTGCCTACCGTAGCCGAAACTGTTGAAAAGATGTTGCCGGCGAGTTGCATACCATCACCGGAGTCTCCGGAGAAGCGGACTACCACTTGCTCCAGTTCTTTGACCATCATGTCATTTGCCATAACTTACGATTTTCTATAGATTAATTTTTAGGGATTGCTATTCACTTACATAGCCACAAATTTCGCAAAGTTAATTGGATTAACAAAACTTTTTTCGGAAAATCGGCAGAATACATTATCTTTGCATCCACAAATGAATAAGTGTGGCGTTAGAAGGCTTATAGATATTCTACAAATATTCTGCAGAAGCCTATAATCATGTTTATAAGGTCTTGTAGTTCAACGGATAGAATAGAAGTTTCCTAAACTTTAGATCCGGGTTCGATTCCCGGCGAGACTACATAAAAAAAGAGGGAAGTCCAGTAATTGGGCTTCCCTCTTTCTTTATACTTTAATGATTGTTCTTATTTGGTTGTTTCTGCCACAGGCTCGGCTACTTTTTTATTCTTCATAAACATGTAGGCGATAGGGGATGCAACGAACAAGGAAGACAGTGTACCAACTACGACACCCAGAATCATAGCGAATGCAAAACTGCGGATAGAATCACCTCCGAGGATGAAAATGCACAGCAATACAATCAAGGTGCTCAGTGAAGTATTTATGGTACGGGCCAGAGTTGTGTTCAGTGAATCATTGAACAACAAGAACTTGTCACGCTTCGGATAAAGGCCGAAGAACTCACGCACACGGTCGAAGATTACCACTTTATCATTGATAGAGTAACCGATAGCTGTCAGGATAGCACCGATAAATGTCTGGTCAATTTCCAGTGAAAACGGCATCCAGCCCCAGCAGATGGAGTAAGCACCCAGGATAACGATGGTGTCGCAAGCTAATGCAGAAACAGAACCGATACTGTAAGCAATGTTGCGGAAACGAATCAGAATATAGATACCGATAGCAATCAATGCAAGTACAACAGACCAGATTGCAGATACTTTGATGTCGTCTGCGATGCTCGGACCTACCTTCTGAGAACTGATGATACTGCCACCCGTGTGATTTTCACGGTCAATGAAGGTTTCCAGAGTAATGTTCTGAGTCAGCAATGGTTTCAGAGTATCATACAAGTATGCTTCGATTTCAGAGTCAACATTGTTTCCTTCTTCTACAATGCGGTAGTTTGTACTGATACGTACAGTCTTGCCGTCCGTACCGATGGCGATAACACTTACGTTGGCATCACCGAACTTGCTGGAGATCAATTCACGTACTTGTTCCGGTTCTACTTTGTTTTCAAACTGCACCTTGAAGTTCCGTCCGCCGGTGAAATCGATGCTCTGACTTAAACCTCGTGTCATAAGGAATCCGAGGCAAACTACGACTGCGATACCTGTAATAGTCATCCATAATTTGTTTCTTCCCATGAAGTCGAAGTGTACGTTCGCCATCAGGTTTTTGGAAATCTTGGAGGAGAATGTCAGGTTCAGCAACTTGTCCTTACCCATGAAGTGTTCATAGAACAAACGTGTCATGAATACGGCTGTAAAGAATGAAATCAAGATACCGATGATCAACGTAGTTGCAAAACCACGGATAGGACCTGTACCGAAGTTGAACAGGATGATACCGGTGATGATAGACGTCAGGTTGGAGTCGAAGATAGCGGAGAAGGCGTTTGCATAACCATCGGACAATGCTTTCTTAACTCCCTTGCCCGCACGCAGTTCTTCTTTTGTACGTTCGTAGATCAATACGTTGGCATCCACGGCCATACCTAATGCCAATACCATACCGGCAATACCGGACATAGTCAGTGCAGCTTGGAAAGACGAAAGAATACCTAATGTGAAGAATAAGTTCAGTACGAGTGCACCGTTGGCAACCATACCCGGAATGAAACCGTACATGGAGCACATGTACACCATTAACAGAATTAACGCCACGACAAATGACATGATACCGGCATTGATAGAAGCCTGACCCAAAGAAGGACCTACGATATCTTCCTGTACGATGTGGGCAGGAGCCGGCATCTTACCTGATTTCAATACGTTAGCTAAGTCCTTTGCCTGTTCGGGCGTAAAGTGACCGGTAATTTGTGAGTTACCACCGGTGATTTCCTGATTTACATTAGGTGCAGAATAAACATAACCGTCCAACACGATGGCGATGCTTTTTCCGATATTCTGCTTGGTGAGTTGAGCCCAACGGCGTGCACCGTCCGTATTCATGGACATACTTACAGCAGGCTTACCATAGTGGTCGTATTCATCTTTAGCATTTACCACTACATCTCCTTCCAACGGAGCCTTTCCGTTACGTTCGGTTGACTTGATGGCATAAAGTTCAAAAGTCTGTGCTTTCGGATCATATTCATAAGGAGAAACACCCCATTTCAGATTTAAATCCTTCGGCATTTCGGCTCTGACTTCCGGCATGGAGAGGTATTTGTTGATTTCAGCGGTGTCTTTATAATTTGCATAAGCCACAACCGGGCCTTGTCCGCTGGGATTTACCTGTAACATAGCCAACAAAGGATGTTCTTTCTTAATCTGTGCAAGGTCGGCTGTTTGCGCTTTGCTTTCGCCCTTCAAGGCGGCGGCAAGGCTATCGGCGGTACTGGTAGTTTGTGCTACGGCAGGGGTCGTCACTGTAGTGCTGTCTGTAACGGTGCTGTCGGCAGGAGCTTCGTTTGACAGGACGGCACGCAATTTAGCATCAGCAGATTGTAGATAGGGAGCGATGTCTTTAGCATTGTATGTTTCCCAGAATTCCAGATTGGCAGATCCTTGTAATAACTTTCTTACACGCTCCGGCTCTTTGATACCGGGAAGCTCTACCATGATACGTCCCATTTTGTCTTCCAAACTTTGGATGTTGGGCTGAACCACGCCAAAACGGTCGATACGGGTACGGAGTACGTTGTATGAGTTGTCCACAGCAGCTTTAACTTCTTCGCGCAATACTTTTTCAACCTGAGCATCCGTAGATTTCTGATTTACTTTGTCTTTTAACTGTTGGGTTGCGAACAACTCTGAGAGAGTGGCGCCAGGAGCGAGTTTGTGATATTCTCTGACGAACAAGGTAATGACGTCATCCTGGCTTGTAGTAGCCTGTTTGGCTGCGTTTGCCAACGCTTGGTTGAATGTTTCGTCTGGTTTGTTGTCCGCCAATGCTTTGATGACATCGGGTACGGAAACTTCAAGGATGACGTTCATACCGCCCTTCAAGTCCAAACCTAAACTGATTTCCATTTCACGACATTGTTTCAGTGTCCAATTGCCAAAATACACTTTCTCGTTTGACAGAGAATCAAGATAGTCCTGTTCCACCTTCACATCGCCTTTTGCGAATTCTTTCGCCTTATTTGTATAGTGGCGAGTCACAAAAGAGAAAGAGAGATAGAACACACATACCAATGTAAGCAATATTGCAAAAATCCTTACAAGTCCTTTGTTTTGCATGTTACTTTTAGTTTATTATGATTACTTTTTTAATTAATTTCTGTTGCATACAAGGCTGCAAATATAGCTTTTTTTTCACAAACCTTACTTCATACCGCGATTTTTTAACATCGGGTCTAATTGAGGTTCAGCACCTCTGAAGTTCTTATAGAGGGTCATCGGGTCTTCACTGTCTCCTTTTTCCAAGACATTCCGGCGGAAAAGTTCAGCGGTCTGCTGGTCAAAAATGCCATGTTCTTTGAAAGCTTCGAAAGCGTCGTTGTCCAAAACATTTGCCCAAAGGTAGCTGTAATAGCCTGCTGCATAGCCTCCAATGATATGATTGAAGTAGGTGGTGCGGTAGCGGGGAGCTATTTCGGATATCAGTCCGAGTTTGTCCATGGCCTCTTTTTCGTAGGCCACCACATCGAGGTCTTTGGTATCTGTGAGGTTATGCAGATTCATGTCGAGAATGGCTGCCGCAAGCAGTTCGGTGGTCATGAAACCTTGATTGAAAGTTTTCTGGTTCAGAATTTTTTCAATAAGACTGTCAGGAATGGTTTCTCCTGTTTTGTAATGCTTGGCATACATCTTCAAGACTTCGGGTTCGGTAGCCCAATGCTCGTTGATTTGGGAAGGTAATTCTACGAAGTCGCGTACTACATTTGTTCCGGAAGTGCCTTTATACTGGCACTTGGTCAGCAGGCCGTGCAGTGCATGTCCGAATTCGTGGAACAGTGTTTCCACTTCATCCATTGTGAGCAAGGAAGGAGTGTCTCCCACGGGCTTTGTGAAGCTGCATACGTTGCATATCAATGGACGGATGTCTCCTTTCTGCTCGCGGTAGTTACTCATCCAAGCGCCTCCCCGCTTGCCGGCACGCGGGAAGTAATCCACGTAGAAGATGCCGAGCTGCGCACCATCTTTGTCTTTTACTTCGAATACTTCCACATCAGGATGATAGACAGGGATGCCTTCCATTTTGGTCAGTGTGATGCCATACAGCTTGCCTGCAACGGCAAATGCGCCTTCGCGTACATTTTCCAGTTTGAAGTAAGGCTTGATGTCTTCTTCTTCGAGGCTGTATTTTTCTTTG
Above is a window of Bacteroides helcogenes P 36-108 DNA encoding:
- a CDS encoding 2-oxoacid:acceptor oxidoreductase subunit alpha; protein product: MANDMMVKELEQVVVRFSGDSGDGMQLAGNIFSTVSATVGNDISTFPDYPADIRAPQGSLTGVSGFQVHIGADKVYTPGDKCDVLVAMNAAALKTQYKFAKSTACIIIDTDAFQKSDLEKAAYKTDNPIEEMDIKQDVIAAPISQMVKDCLSDTGMDNKSMMKCRNMFTVGLVCWLFNRDLKLAESFIREKFSKKPEIAEANIKVIHAGYNYGHNTHASVANTYKIESKTTSPGRYMDITGNKATAYGFIAAAEKAGLKLFLGSYPITPATDVLHELAKHKSLGVMTVQCEDEISGCATAVGASFAGSLAVTTTSGPGVCLKSEAMNLAVITELPLVILDVQRGGPSTGLPTKSEQTDLLQALFGRNGESPMPVIAATSPTNCFNAAFNACKIALEHMTPVVLLTDAFVANGSGAWKLPNLNECPAIHPPYVTPEMKDNYTPYKRNPKTGVRYWAIPGQEGYTHILGGLEKDSNTGAISTDPDNHNLMCHLRAEKVAKIEVPDVEVQGCANDADLLVVGFGGTYGHLYSAVEEMNKSGKKVALAHFSYINPLPQNTETVLKKYKKVVVAEQNLGQFAGYLRMKIDNFTPYQFNEVKGQPFVVAELVAAFTEILNK
- the secDF gene encoding protein translocase subunit SecDF, whose protein sequence is MQNKGLVRIFAILLTLVCVFYLSFSFVTRHYTNKAKEFAKGDVKVEQDYLDSLSNEKVYFGNWTLKQCREMEISLGLDLKGGMNVILEVSVPDVIKALADNKPDETFNQALANAAKQATTSQDDVITLFVREYHKLAPGATLSELFATQQLKDKVNQKSTDAQVEKVLREEVKAAVDNSYNVLRTRIDRFGVVQPNIQSLEDKMGRIMVELPGIKEPERVRKLLQGSANLEFWETYNAKDIAPYLQSADAKLRAVLSNEAPADSTVTDSTTVTTPAVAQTTSTADSLAAALKGESKAQTADLAQIKKEHPLLAMLQVNPSGQGPVVAYANYKDTAEINKYLSMPEVRAEMPKDLNLKWGVSPYEYDPKAQTFELYAIKSTERNGKAPLEGDVVVNAKDEYDHYGKPAVSMSMNTDGARRWAQLTKQNIGKSIAIVLDGYVYSAPNVNQEITGGNSQITGHFTPEQAKDLANVLKSGKMPAPAHIVQEDIVGPSLGQASINAGIMSFVVALILLMVYMCSMYGFIPGMVANGALVLNLFFTLGILSSFQAALTMSGIAGMVLALGMAVDANVLIYERTKEELRAGKGVKKALSDGYANAFSAIFDSNLTSIITGIILFNFGTGPIRGFATTLIIGILISFFTAVFMTRLFYEHFMGKDKLLNLTFSSKISKNLMANVHFDFMGRNKLWMTITGIAVVVCLGFLMTRGLSQSIDFTGGRNFKVQFENKVEPEQVRELISSKFGDANVSVIAIGTDGKTVRISTNYRIVEEGNNVDSEIEAYLYDTLKPLLTQNITLETFIDRENHTGGSIISSQKVGPSIADDIKVSAIWSVVLALIAIGIYILIRFRNIAYSIGSVSALACDTIVILGAYSICWGWMPFSLEIDQTFIGAILTAIGYSINDKVVIFDRVREFFGLYPKRDKFLLFNDSLNTTLARTINTSLSTLIVLLCIFILGGDSIRSFAFAMILGVVVGTLSSLFVASPIAYMFMKNKKVAEPVAETTK